Proteins found in one Streptobacillus felis genomic segment:
- a CDS encoding replication initiation protein, with product MANEIVKYNNDMNKIGLRNFNSTELDILMAIMSRMKEKGLEEIEFDFGYLKQLTKWNDTNSLSFAKTLDSMYKKLININFKIGNNVRWTRFVLFTKYTIDTENQNISIGINQEFKWVLNEIAKNFTRFELEEFVNFKSSYTKEFFRRMKQFRGRGFWGVSLNEFKHQLNIPENYLVSDIDKRVLKPILKELGEKYQLEIIKKYDKKRKGRPSVKGFIFTFTKEIVETQGYTLEGNVEYNTNKKLNKDYYIGRTLYVKDQVFNRYNYLKITNIYQNKDEKIIVKVKNEDDNFTNQFNFDNLEIWHNYFKKHLV from the coding sequence ATGGCTAATGAGATTGTAAAATACAATAATGATATGAATAAAATAGGTCTTAGAAACTTTAATTCTACCGAATTAGATATTCTTATGGCAATAATGTCTAGAATGAAGGAAAAAGGATTGGAAGAAATAGAGTTTGATTTTGGTTATTTAAAACAATTAACTAAATGGAATGATACTAATTCATTAAGCTTTGCTAAAACTTTGGATAGCATGTATAAAAAATTAATTAACATTAATTTTAAAATCGGTAATAACGTTAGATGGACAAGGTTCGTTTTATTTACTAAATATACTATCGATACTGAAAATCAAAATATCAGTATTGGAATAAATCAAGAATTTAAATGGGTATTAAATGAAATAGCTAAGAACTTCACTAGATTTGAATTAGAAGAGTTTGTAAACTTTAAATCTAGTTATACTAAAGAATTTTTTAGAAGAATGAAACAATTTAGAGGTAGGGGCTTTTGGGGGGTATCTCTTAATGAATTTAAGCATCAATTAAACATACCTGAAAATTATCTGGTAAGTGATATTGATAAAAGAGTTTTAAAACCTATACTAAAAGAATTAGGAGAAAAATATCAACTAGAGATTATAAAAAAATACGATAAGAAAAGAAAAGGACGTCCTTCAGTAAAGGGATTTATATTTACATTTACTAAAGAAATAGTTGAAACTCAAGGTTATACTTTAGAAGGTAATGTTGAATATAACACAAATAAAAAATTGAATAAAGATTACTATATCGGTAGAACTCTTTATGTAAAAGATCAAGTTTTTAATAGATATAATTATTTAAAAATTACAAATATATATCAAAATAAAGATGAAAAAATTATAGTTAAGGTAAAAAATGAAGACGATAATTTTACAAATCAATTTAACTTTGATAACTTAGAAATATGGCATAATTATTTCAAAAAACATTTAGTATAA